A genomic region of bacterium contains the following coding sequences:
- the ftsZ gene encoding cell division protein FtsZ produces the protein MVNLERDLRRYAAIKVVGVGGGGSNAVNRMITAGLRGVEFLAINTDAQALALSNADRKIHIGGKVTRGLGAGGDPEIGRQAAEESREELVEALEGADMVFVTAGMGGGTGTGGAPIVAQIGRELGALTIGVVTRPFGFEGRRRAGAADEGVRNLRQRVNTVITIPNDRLLQVVDKSATVVEAFRVADDVLRQGVQGIADLITVPGLINLDFADVRTIMAEAGSALIGIGVGNGEGRASAAAQAAISSPLLETSMDGARGVLMNITGGLDLGLHEVNEAAAVVQKAADPEANIIFGAVIDERLDGEVRITVIATGFEARREEIESVAEPAAVRAASSGGDPGSRGAGRPGREGGRLGLDDLDIPAFLRKR, from the coding sequence ATGGTGAACCTAGAGCGGGATCTCCGGCGCTACGCGGCGATCAAGGTTGTAGGCGTGGGCGGCGGCGGCAGCAACGCCGTCAACCGCATGATTACCGCGGGGCTCCGCGGAGTCGAGTTCCTCGCCATCAACACCGACGCCCAGGCCCTGGCCCTCAGCAACGCCGACCGGAAGATCCACATCGGCGGGAAGGTAACGCGGGGCCTCGGCGCGGGCGGCGATCCCGAGATCGGCCGGCAGGCGGCGGAAGAAAGCCGCGAGGAGCTCGTCGAGGCCCTGGAGGGCGCCGACATGGTCTTCGTGACCGCCGGCATGGGCGGCGGCACCGGGACCGGCGGCGCGCCGATCGTCGCTCAGATCGGCCGGGAGTTGGGGGCGCTGACGATCGGCGTGGTGACCCGGCCGTTCGGGTTCGAGGGGCGGCGCCGCGCGGGCGCGGCCGACGAAGGCGTGCGGAATCTCCGGCAGCGGGTCAACACCGTCATCACCATCCCCAACGACCGCCTTCTCCAAGTTGTGGATAAGAGCGCGACCGTCGTCGAGGCGTTTCGCGTGGCGGACGACGTGCTGCGGCAGGGCGTGCAGGGGATCGCGGACCTCATTACCGTCCCGGGCCTGATCAACCTCGATTTCGCCGACGTACGCACCATCATGGCCGAGGCGGGTTCCGCCTTGATCGGGATCGGCGTCGGCAACGGGGAGGGCCGCGCGTCGGCGGCCGCCCAAGCGGCGATCTCGAGCCCGCTCTTGGAGACGTCCATGGACGGCGCGCGCGGTGTCTTGATGAACATCACGGGCGGCCTTGATCTCGGGCTCCACGAGGTCAACGAAGCGGCCGCGGTCGTGCAGAAGGCCGCGGATCCAGAAGCGAACATCATCTTCGGCGCGGTGATCGACGAGCGCCTCGACGGCGAGGTGCGGATCACCGTGATCGCGACCGGCTTCGAGGCGCGGCGGGAGGAGATCGAGTCCGTGGCGGAGCCGGCCGCCGTGCGCGCGGCCTCCTCCGGCGGGGATCCCGGTTCGCGCGGGGCAGGGCGGCCGGGACGCGAGGGCGGACGTCTCGGACTCGACGATCTCGACATCCCGGCGTTCTTGCGGAAGCGGTGA
- the ftsA gene encoding cell division protein FtsA → MAKRGPLVGLDIGTTKVCVIIAEPDDDGEVHITGVGTSPSLGVRKGVVVDLDTTTRAIEEAVEGAERMAGVKAAGAVVAVSGEHIASQNSRGVVAVSRTDREIGDADVSRVVEAARMAAIPGSDREIIHLLPRDFLVDGQDGVRNPVGMYGMRLEVEAHIVTGASTLLANLLKCIQRAGLEVDDLVLEPLASGEAVLTQAERDLGVALVDIGGGTTSIGVFSGGSLCHATVLPVGGNHVTNDIAVGLRTPIAEAEKLKIRHGCAAAGMAAEGELIEVFHIGSREPRILPRRVLGEIIEPRIDEICGMIKSQLKRSGYAQMMPAGLVATGGGALLAGLAEAAGEKIDMPARVGAPDVGGSMADTVGSPVYATGVGLVLHAARQRGPGRMVRASDGNGSMFGRLRQWFREFAHGG, encoded by the coding sequence TTGGCGAAACGGGGGCCCTTGGTCGGCCTGGACATCGGGACCACCAAGGTCTGTGTCATAATCGCAGAGCCCGATGACGACGGGGAGGTCCACATCACGGGTGTGGGGACCTCCCCGTCTCTTGGTGTCCGGAAGGGTGTCGTCGTCGATCTCGACACCACCACCCGTGCCATCGAAGAGGCCGTCGAGGGCGCCGAGCGCATGGCCGGCGTCAAGGCCGCCGGCGCGGTCGTGGCGGTGTCGGGGGAGCACATCGCGTCGCAGAACAGCCGCGGCGTCGTCGCGGTGTCGCGAACCGACCGCGAGATCGGCGACGCCGACGTGTCCCGCGTCGTCGAGGCCGCGCGCATGGCGGCCATTCCCGGCAGCGACCGGGAGATCATCCACCTGCTGCCGCGCGACTTTCTCGTGGACGGTCAGGACGGCGTCCGCAACCCCGTGGGCATGTACGGGATGCGCCTCGAGGTCGAGGCCCACATTGTGACGGGCGCCAGCACCCTGCTCGCGAACCTGTTGAAGTGCATCCAGCGCGCCGGCCTCGAGGTCGACGATCTCGTCCTCGAGCCGCTGGCCTCGGGCGAAGCCGTTCTGACGCAGGCCGAGCGCGACCTCGGCGTGGCGCTCGTCGACATCGGCGGCGGCACCACGAGCATCGGGGTGTTCTCCGGCGGCAGCCTGTGCCACGCGACCGTCCTGCCCGTCGGCGGCAACCACGTCACGAACGACATCGCCGTCGGGCTCCGCACCCCGATCGCCGAGGCTGAGAAGCTCAAGATCCGGCACGGCTGCGCGGCCGCGGGGATGGCGGCGGAGGGCGAACTGATCGAGGTCTTCCACATCGGCAGCCGCGAGCCGCGGATCCTCCCGCGGCGGGTGCTCGGGGAGATCATCGAGCCGCGGATCGACGAGATCTGCGGAATGATCAAATCCCAGCTCAAGCGGTCCGGTTACGCGCAGATGATGCCGGCCGGCCTCGTGGCGACCGGCGGAGGCGCGCTGCTCGCCGGTCTCGCCGAAGCGGCCGGCGAAAAGATCGATATGCCGGCACGGGTCGGCGCGCCCGACGTCGGCGGCAGCATGGCCGATACGGTCGGGAGTCCGGTGTACGCGACCGGGGTGGGGCTCGTGCTCCACGCCGCGCGCCAGCGTGGACCCGGCCGCATGGTCCGGGCGAGCGACGGCAACGGCAGCATGTTCGGCCGGCTCCGGCAGTGGTTTCGCGAGTTCGCGCACGGAGGATGA
- a CDS encoding site-2 protease family protein, which produces MALPPEYFAAARAAVEASFPVQEVWFQDGRPAFTIVSGADDKARFLELRARLRGLGVLPLMRRRAGETVILLAAQPSATPTAWRWPVLLFAGTLATTFVAGYLNAEGACVPGLLKPVPGGIAFGLSLMAILVCHEMGHKVVSIWRGIDASLPYFIPMPPLPGLAIGTLGAVIFTRTPAPNRDALVELGASGPLAGFAVAIPILVYGVSHSLVISHAAIVAHNCRLVAVPTPLLVDLLIGRLLHPAANADVIIHPMAFAGWVGLLVTALNLLPASMLDGGHVSRAVFGPRWHMAVSYLAVVVGIALGYWLMSVLILFMLRRGHPGPLDDCSPAGPLHLAVAAALLPVFVLSAVRLGLF; this is translated from the coding sequence ATGGCGTTGCCTCCCGAGTACTTCGCCGCCGCCCGCGCGGCGGTCGAAGCGTCCTTCCCCGTGCAGGAAGTGTGGTTCCAAGACGGCCGCCCGGCGTTCACGATCGTGTCCGGCGCCGACGACAAGGCGCGGTTCCTGGAGTTGCGGGCGCGCCTGCGGGGACTGGGCGTGCTCCCGTTGATGCGCCGGCGCGCCGGGGAGACGGTGATTTTGCTCGCGGCCCAGCCGTCCGCCACACCGACGGCCTGGCGGTGGCCGGTGCTGTTGTTCGCCGGGACGCTCGCCACGACGTTTGTGGCCGGATACCTCAACGCCGAGGGCGCGTGTGTCCCGGGGCTGCTGAAGCCGGTGCCCGGAGGCATCGCGTTCGGACTGTCGTTGATGGCGATTCTGGTCTGTCACGAGATGGGACACAAGGTGGTGTCGATCTGGCGAGGCATCGACGCGAGTCTGCCCTATTTCATTCCGATGCCGCCCCTCCCGGGCCTCGCGATCGGGACCCTCGGCGCGGTGATCTTCACGCGCACGCCGGCGCCCAATCGGGACGCGCTCGTCGAGCTCGGGGCGAGCGGGCCGCTGGCCGGCTTCGCCGTGGCGATCCCCATCCTCGTCTACGGGGTGTCGCACTCGCTGGTGATCTCGCACGCGGCGATCGTGGCCCACAATTGCCGGCTGGTCGCGGTCCCGACGCCGCTGCTCGTCGACCTGCTGATCGGACGGCTGCTCCATCCGGCGGCCAACGCGGACGTCATCATCCATCCGATGGCGTTCGCGGGCTGGGTGGGTCTGCTCGTCACCGCGCTCAACCTCCTGCCGGCCAGCATGCTGGACGGCGGCCACGTCAGCCGCGCGGTGTTCGGGCCCCGCTGGCACATGGCCGTCTCGTACCTCGCGGTGGTGGTGGGTATCGCGTTGGGCTACTGGCTCATGAGCGTTCTGATCCTGTTCATGCTCCGGCGCGGCCATCCGGGCCCGCTCGACGACTGCTCGCCGGCCGGTCCGCTTCATCTCGCCGTGGCGGCCGCGCTGCTGCCGGTATTCGTGCTGAGCGCCGTGCGCCTGGGGTTGTTCTGA
- a CDS encoding FtsQ-type POTRA domain-containing protein: MVRFLAAMAVLCGIASFAQSSAFDVQSVTVAGNEAVASDEIVARAGVRPGMSMFAVNVDRVQERLRGDQRLADVSVGVGFPDRVEISVREQTPAAALRVTDGYVLVGRDGVAIAARPVSGTLPILIVDRLDPAIVQVGVAVPSADVRLGAGIAASLPGDLRPDVASVRVDGGGEVVLYTRDGIAVRAGAPDGVQDRIARLVDVLAAIRARGMRVEYVDLRFPGSVIVKPIVKPAGASGLPQGALPAAGRQEKFS, encoded by the coding sequence GTGGTCCGCTTTCTCGCGGCCATGGCCGTCCTGTGCGGTATCGCGTCGTTTGCCCAGTCGAGCGCCTTCGACGTCCAGTCCGTCACCGTCGCCGGCAACGAGGCGGTGGCATCGGACGAGATCGTCGCCCGGGCCGGGGTGCGGCCCGGGATGAGCATGTTTGCCGTCAACGTCGACCGGGTCCAGGAGCGGCTGCGCGGGGATCAACGGCTCGCCGACGTCTCGGTCGGCGTGGGCTTCCCCGACCGCGTTGAGATTTCGGTCCGGGAGCAGACCCCCGCCGCGGCTCTGCGCGTCACGGATGGCTACGTCCTGGTCGGCCGGGACGGGGTGGCGATCGCCGCGCGGCCGGTGTCCGGCACGCTGCCCATCCTGATCGTCGACCGCCTCGACCCGGCCATCGTGCAGGTCGGCGTCGCCGTGCCGTCCGCGGACGTCCGGCTGGGAGCCGGCATCGCGGCGTCGCTGCCCGGCGATCTGCGTCCCGACGTCGCCTCCGTCCGTGTGGACGGGGGCGGGGAGGTCGTCCTCTACACCCGTGACGGGATCGCGGTGCGGGCCGGCGCGCCGGACGGCGTGCAGGACCGGATCGCCCGGCTGGTGGACGTGCTGGCGGCGATTCGGGCCCGGGGGATGCGGGTCGAGTACGTGGATCTCCGCTTTCCCGGCAGCGTGATCGTGAAGCCGATTGTGAAACCGGCCGGGGCCTCCGGCCTGCCCCAAGGCGCCCTGCCGGCCGCGGGGCGGCAGGAGAAGTTTTCGTAG
- a CDS encoding ABC transporter ATP-binding protein has product MRRTFEREPLVAPRAGQEDARDGDGQRLLVEARDLEKRFKTYHAVRGVSFACYAGEVFGLLGPNGAGKTTTIRMLTTVLRPTAGTARIAGHDVVREAAEVRRTIGVLPENAGVYGRLTAREAIRYAGRLYGLPPHDLERRIVEIADALELTEHLDRLTDTFSKGMKQKVNVARALIHDPPVVFLDEPTSGLDVISARSVRDFVLRFKAEGRCVILSTHVMDEAERLCDRVAIIAGGRIRAEGALEELKAETGKGLEEIFMALVEQGVVT; this is encoded by the coding sequence ATGAGGCGGACCTTCGAGCGGGAGCCTCTCGTCGCCCCGCGCGCGGGGCAGGAGGACGCGCGGGACGGCGACGGGCAGCGGCTCCTCGTCGAGGCGCGCGACCTCGAGAAGCGGTTCAAGACGTACCACGCGGTGCGGGGGGTGTCGTTCGCCTGCTACGCGGGCGAAGTGTTCGGGCTGCTCGGCCCGAACGGCGCGGGCAAGACCACGACGATCCGCATGCTGACGACCGTGCTGCGCCCGACCGCGGGGACCGCGCGGATCGCCGGGCACGACGTCGTTCGCGAGGCCGCGGAGGTGCGGCGGACGATCGGCGTGCTCCCGGAGAACGCGGGGGTGTACGGCCGTCTCACGGCGCGCGAAGCGATCCGGTACGCCGGACGGTTATACGGCCTGCCGCCCCATGACCTGGAGCGGCGGATCGTCGAGATCGCCGACGCCCTCGAACTCACCGAACATCTTGACCGGCTCACCGACACGTTCAGCAAGGGCATGAAGCAGAAGGTGAACGTCGCCCGCGCGCTCATTCACGACCCGCCCGTCGTGTTCCTCGACGAGCCGACCTCCGGGCTCGACGTCATTTCCGCGCGGTCGGTGCGCGACTTCGTCCTGCGGTTCAAGGCGGAGGGCCGGTGCGTCATCCTCTCGACCCACGTGATGGACGAAGCCGAGCGCCTGTGCGATCGCGTCGCCATCATCGCCGGGGGCCGCATCCGCGCCGAGGGCGCGCTCGAGGAGCTCAAGGCCGAGACGGGAAAGGGCCTCGAGGAGATCTTCATGGCGTTGGTCGAGCAGGGAGTCGTCACATGA